A region from the Campylobacter blaseri genome encodes:
- a CDS encoding energy-coupling factor transporter transmembrane component T family protein, with translation MKNISFLIICFIVFAFNVALSANIYLIFFLPILILLTIRYKNIFDILKRLFWLNIFIIAVVLSLAYHKDYQNAMLIFLRSNLIITFMLAGFYNIDEFKIVSSISNLGVGDKLSSLFYFTAKFLYIIKDIFVRFKKTLKSRGFNPKFSLFSYKVYGNLVAMIFLNAFYKANILEKTILARGYRGNLHRQKECLKLSFFEISFGIIIFLTMIFKKGGLI, from the coding sequence ATGAAAAATATATCTTTTCTTATAATTTGCTTTATTGTGTTTGCCTTTAATGTGGCACTATCTGCAAATATATATTTAATTTTTTTCTTGCCTATTTTAATTTTACTAACAATTAGGTATAAAAATATATTTGATATCTTAAAAAGGCTTTTTTGGTTAAATATATTTATAATTGCCGTTGTTCTAAGCCTTGCCTATCATAAAGATTATCAAAATGCTATGCTAATATTTTTAAGATCAAATTTGATAATAACATTCATGTTAGCGGGATTTTATAATATTGATGAGTTTAAAATAGTATCATCAATATCAAATTTAGGAGTAGGAGATAAGCTTAGTTCACTATTTTACTTTACAGCTAAATTTCTATATATAATAAAAGATATTTTTGTTCGCTTTAAAAAAACTCTAAAATCACGCGGTTTTAATCCTAAATTTTCACTATTTTCTTATAAGGTTTATGGAAATTTAGTTGCTATGATTTTTTTAAATGCTTTTTATAAGGCAAATATACTTGAAAAAACCATTTTAGCAAGAGGATATAGGGGAAATTTGCATAGACAAAAGGAGTGTTTAAAATTAAGTTTTTTTGAAATTTCATTTGGCATAATAATTTTTCTTACTATGATATTTAAAAAAGGGGGTTTAATTTGA
- the cbiM gene encoding cobalt transporter CbiM: MHISEGILNQEIIISTSVIALACVFYTAYKLDKNDIAKTACMSAVFIIASFIHVPIGPASIHLVLSGLIGAFLGINAILAIFIALTLQAFLFGFGGVSVIGVNLIIVGFPALLGRYFLRLSFKKYKKTMWFLAGFTPILISSALLSLILVLNGKSFIAIAALILFSNSILMVVEGVITMFALNYIYKIDKGILKC, encoded by the coding sequence TAGCTTGTGTTTTTTATACAGCTTACAAGCTAGATAAAAATGATATTGCAAAAACTGCTTGTATGAGTGCAGTTTTTATTATAGCCTCTTTTATACATGTGCCTATTGGACCTGCTTCTATTCATTTAGTTTTAAGCGGTTTAATAGGTGCTTTTTTAGGGATTAATGCGATTTTGGCTATATTTATAGCTTTAACACTTCAAGCTTTTTTATTTGGTTTTGGTGGGGTTAGCGTGATTGGGGTAAATTTGATTATAGTTGGTTTTCCTGCTTTACTAGGAAGATATTTTCTAAGGCTTTCTTTTAAAAAATACAAAAAAACAATGTGGTTTTTAGCTGGTTTTACCCCTATTTTAATCTCATCTGCGCTTCTTAGTTTAATTTTAGTTTTAAATGGTAAAAGCTTTATAGCTATAGCAGCTTTAATATTATTCTCAAATTCTATACTTATGGTTGTGGAAGGGGTTATTACAATGTTTGCGTTAAATTATATTTATAAAATTGATAAAGGAATTTTAAAATGCTAA